The following are from one region of the Lytechinus variegatus isolate NC3 chromosome 4, Lvar_3.0, whole genome shotgun sequence genome:
- the LOC121414420 gene encoding midasin-like yields MSEAVSDAKLKMEETIRCILLGVQSLVKTDQTTMPDEEGDAKNETSEQKEGEESELDLEGLLVKKIVSGLSHDQRSLEVSKVVTCGSDLLSILYNLRESCRSEQDEQIFNECCSMAASLIPMMQQCLGLACAFLDHMVAAHRATSKLLSVLLSIFTDLASQGFCLPAEYSDEMAGEGATEFEDIEGGGIGDGEGTKDVSDQIENEDQIQDTKMPGEKEKEEEDFSEQPDLKDEEHGIEMSEDFEGKLHDQEQTGDQENEDKDEKGEEELDKQMGDVDGPESDKLDERMWGDEEEEEEEQDGEKSKEKEDEFGDGMDEEESRMVAKDENQGDAEGDDKEDKKERKENTEEPPDPNNLEPKDESEFNDDEVDPRKANDPPAAPEPGDLDLPDDLDMDKEEKMDEGEENAEESNPLDIEEERFDEAPKDKEEDQEGEGEGKEDEKMETGENDGEDEGANQEEPVAMETNEENREDGDEEGMGDDKKGFEDKGEEDENEEESKDEEEGIDYAPDESHDTDQAPQGSEAMARSKASKDMVQAPDDEDPLKEQEQKKEEAGKSGEDAEEDKHKAGTAESRQDQKGHEGSATSEVTTQEQSAREESRESKKPSQSDSKRSLGSTQERYNKRLKTMDASEETEKKDTGKEKENETEKSDLYEHLADSEAHHDAQTMDAATEEQMKEKESVPTAGDEGDEELEDGDEEKMKMEAEKEEENPTVSDELPSQTLLTLSDSTKLEAPPPNANPDTKEEDQAQQDEDAGEDDDTMETEAGGERPTESTIHTVVEHLGQGAGVAGAVMDPEEVEKLRREMEEQLALMNRHGDGEGDEAEKMWQSCESVTSSLARDLCEQLRLVLEPTQASKLRGDFRTGKRLNMRKVIPYIASGFRKDKIWLRRTKPSKRQYQIMLAVDDSSSMADNRSKRLAFESLAVISNALTWLEAGQLAVCSFGESVKLLHPFHEQFSDQSGSNILRQFTFAQKKTRIAQLLKYASASMLTARSMRPPGGTVAGHPETSQLLVIVSDGRGLFLEGMETVKNAVRAARDANIFLMFVVIDNPENKDSILDIRVPIFKQAGAMPEIQSYMEHFPFPFYIILRNINALPETLSDALRQWFELVTATDKS; encoded by the exons ATGTCAGAAGCAGTTTCTGATGCCAAACTGAAAATGGAAGAGACCATACGGTGTATATTACTTGGTGTCCAGTCCCTTGTGAAAACAGACCAAACCACTATGCCAGATGAAGAAGGAGATGCTAAGAACGAGACCTCAGAACAGAAAG aaGGAGAGGAAAGCGAACTCGATCTTGAAGGTCTTCTAGTCAAGAAGATTGTATCAGGGTTATCACATGACCAGAGGTCATTGGAGGTCAGTAAGGTCGTGACCTGTGGATCAGACCTTTTGAGTATCCTCTACAATCTGAGAGAAAGCTGCCGATCGGAGCAAGATGAACAG ATTTTCAACGAGTGTTGCTCCATGGCGGCGAGTCTCATCCCCATGATGCAACAGTGCCTTGGCCTCGCCTGCGCGTTCCTTGACCACATGGTGGCAGCACACCGGGCGACCAGCAAACTTCTCTCTGTCCTCCTCTCGATCTTCACCGACCTTGCATCTCAG GGTTTCTGTCTTCCCGCTGAGTACTCGGACGAGATGGCAGGCGAGGGCGCTACAGAGTTTGAAGATATCGAGGGTGGGGGTATCGGTGATGGAGAAGGGACCAAGGATGTCAGTGATCAGATCGAGAATGAAGACCAG ATACAAGATACCAAGATGCCTGgtgagaaggagaaagaagaagaagatttcaGCGAGCAGCCAGATCTGAAGGACGAAGAGCATGGTATTGAGATGTCAGAAGACTTTGAAGGCAAGCTTCATGATCAGGAGCAAACAG GAGACCAAGAGAATGAGGATAAAGATGAAAAGGGAGAGGAGGAGCTGGACAAACAAATGGGGGATGTAGATGGACCGGAATCTGATAAACTTGACGAGAGGATGTGGGGagatgaggaggaagaggaggaggaacaAGATGGAGAGAAGAGCAAAGAGAAGGAAGACGAGTTTGGAGATGGTATGGATGAGGAAGAATCAAGGATGGTTGCTAAGGATGAGAATCAAG GTGATGCGGAGGGAGATGATAAAGAGGATaagaaggagagaaaggagaacaCCGAAGAGCCTCCTGACCCTAATAACCTGGAACCTAAGGATGAG AGTGAATTCAACGATGATGAGGTTGACCCCAGAAAGGCCAACGACCCACCTGCAGCACCTGAACCAGGTGACCTTGACCTTCCTGATGACCTTGACATGGATAAGGAAGAGAAGATGGATGAAGGGGAGGAGAATGCCGAAG AATCAAATCCTTTGGACATTGAGGAGGAGAGGTTTGATGAGGCACCGAAGGACAAGGAGGAAGACCAAGAAGGGGAAGGAGAAGGCAAGGAGGATGAGAAGATGGAAACAGGAGAgaatgatggtgaagatgaaggcgcCAACCAAGAGGAACCTGTTGCAATGGAGACAAATGAAGAGAATCGGGAAGACGGAGACGAAGAGGGGATGGGAGACGACAAGAAGGGATTCGAAGACAAG GGAGAGGAAGATGAGAACGAAGAAGAATCCAAAGATGAGGAGGAAGGGATCGACTATGCCCCGGATGAATCCCATGATACGGACCAAGCCCCTCAAGGATCGGAGGCCATGGCTAGGTCCAAGGCTTCCAAAGACATGGTCCAGGCACCGGACGACGAGGATCCACTGAAGGAACAGGAACAGAAGAAGGAGGAGGCGGGGAAGTCGGGAGAAGATGCTGAAGAGGAT AAGCACAAAGCAGGTACCGCCGAGTCACGGCAAGACCAGAAAGGTCACGAGGGGTCAGCGACCTCGGAGGTCACCACCCAGGAGCAGAGTGCCAGGGAGGAGAGCAGAGAAAGCAAGAAGcccagccaatcagatagcaaGAGAAGTCTTGGCTCCACCCAGGAGAGATACAACAAACGTCTCAAGACAATGGATGCCAGCGAGGAGACAGAGAAGAAAGATACTGGCAAGGAGAAAGAG aatgaAACAGAGAAATCCGATCTGTACGAGCATCTCGCCGACTCGGAGGCACACCACGACGCCCAGACAATGGATGCAGCCACCGAAGAGCAGATGAAGGAGAAGGAATCGGTTCCCACAGCAGGAGACGAGGGAGACGAAGAACTggaagatggtgatgaggagAAGATGAAGATGGAGGCggagaaggaagaagag AACCCTACAGTCAGTGATGAGCTTCCTTCGCAAACCCTGCTCACCCTCTCCGACAGCACCAAGCTGGAAGCCCCGCCCCCCAACGCCAACCCAGACACCAAGGAGGAGGACCAAGCCCAACAGGATGAGGATGCGGGAGAAGATGATGACACCATGGAAACGGAGGCGGGAGGAGAGAGGCCGACGGAATCCACCATCCATACCGTCGTGGAACACCTGGGTCAGGGAGCAGGAGTGGCGGGAGCGGTGATGGATCCGGAGGAGGTGGAGAAGCTTCGAAGGGAGATGGAGGAGCAGTTGGCGTTGATGAATCGCCATGGCGATGGAGAG GGTGACGAAGCTGAGAAGATGTGGCAATCCTGTGAGTCGGTGACCTCATCCTTAGCTAGGGATCTTTGTGAGCAACTCAGACTGGTCTTGGAACCAACCCAAGCATCCAAACTCAg GGGTGATTTCCGGACCGGGAAGCGCCTGAACATGAGGAAGGTGATTCCGTACATCGCTAGCGGGTTCCGCAAGGACAAGATCTGGCTGAGGAGGACCAAGCCTAGCAAGAGACAGTATCAGATCATGCTGGCAGTGGATGATTCCTCCAGTATGGCTGATAATAGGTCTAAGAGG CTTGCCTTTGAATCCCTTGCTGTGATCAGCAATGCACTGACATGGCTAGAAGCAGGACAACTGGCAGTCTGCAG TTTTGGGGAGTCGGTGAAGCTCCTGCACCCGTTTCATGAACAGTTTTCCGACCAATCAGGATCGAATATTCTCAGACAATTCACGTTTGCCCAGAAGAAGACAAGAATTGCTCAG CTATTGAAGTATGCCTCAGCTTCCATGCTGACGGCTCGCTCGATGCGGCCACCAGGGGGCACTGTGGCTGGTCATCCGGAGACTTCCCAGCTGCTTGTGATTGTGTCTGATGGGAGGGGCCTCTTCTTGGAAGGCATGGAGACTGTGAAGAACGCTGTGAGAGCGGCCAGGGATGCCAACATCTTCCTCATGTTTGTGGTCATCGACAACCCAGAAAATAAg GATTCCATCTTGGATATCCGCGTCCCCATCTTCAAGCAAGCGGGAGCGATGCCGGAGATCCAGTCCTACATGGAACATTTTCCATTCCCGTTCTACATCATCCTCCGCAACATCAACGCTCTGCCGGAGACTCTAAGCGATGCATTGAGGCAATGGTTCGAGCTGGTGACGGCCACTGATAAAAGTTGA